A DNA window from Vigna unguiculata cultivar IT97K-499-35 chromosome 10, ASM411807v1, whole genome shotgun sequence contains the following coding sequences:
- the LOC114166907 gene encoding dnaJ homolog subfamily B member 1-like, which produces MGVDYYKLLQVDRSASDEDLKKAYRRLAMKWHPDKNPNNKKDAEAKFKQISEAYDVLSDPQKRAVYDQYGEEGLKGQVPPPGAGGFSGGSDGGSTTFRFNPRSADDIFSEFFGFSSPFGMGDMGGRAGPSGFHRFGDDIFTSFSRNAVGEGSANVPRKSAPIERTLQCSLEDLYKGTTKKMKISRDVVDPSGRPNTVEEILTIEIKPGWKKGTKITFPEKGNEQRGVTPADLVFIIDEKPHGVFKRDGNDLVVTQKITLVDALTGYTAQLTTLDGRNLTVTTNSIISPTYEEVIKGEGMPIPKEPSKRGNLRIKFNIKFPSRLTSEQKAGIKRLLTSP; this is translated from the exons ATGGGAGTGGACTATTACAAACTTCTTCAGGTAGATCGAAGTGCCAGCGATGAGGATCTCAAGAAAGCTTATCGAAGACTTGCTATGAAGTGGCACCCTGATAAGAACCCTAACAATAAAAAGGATGCTGAAGCCAAATTCAAGCAAATCTCTGAAGCTTATGAT GTTTTGAGTGATCCACAAAAGAGGGCAGTGTATGATCAGTACGGTGAGGAGGGATTGAAAGGGCAGGTGCCACCTCCGGGTGCTGGTGGATTTTCCGGTGGCAGTGATGGTGGATCAACGACTTTCCGGTTCAATCCTAGAAGTGCAGATGATATATTTTCGGAGTTCTTTGGGTTTTCGAGTCCCTTTGGAATGGGGGATATGGGTGGCCGTGCCGGTCCATCTGGCTTTCACAGATTTGGGGATGacatttttacttcttttagtAGGAATGCGGTTGGAGAAGGCTCGGCCAATGTGCCAAGGAAAAGTGCACCTATTGAGAGAACCTTGCAATGCAGTTTGGAGGATTTATACAAAGGGACTACcaaaaaaatgaagatttcCAGGGATGTGGTTGATCCTAGTGG GAGGCCCAACACTGTAGAGGAAATTCTAACCATTGAGATCAAGCCAGGTTGGaagaaaggaacaaaaataacttttccAGAGAAGGGAAACGAACAAAGAGGAGTTACACCAGCTGATcttgtttttattattgatgaaaaacCACATGGGGTCTTCAAACGGGATGGCAATGATCTTGTTGTCACACAGAAAATAACCCTTGTTGATGCTCTGACTGGTTACACGGCACAGCTGACAACTCTTGACGGCCGGAATCTCACCGTAACTACCAACTCCATCATCAGTCCGACATACGAGGAAGTGATCAAAGGAGAGGGTATGCCCATTCCCAAGGAACCTTCCAAAAGGGGAAACTTGAGGATCAAGTTCAATATCAAGTTCCCCTCTAGACTTACATCAGAGCAGAAAGCTGGCATTAAACGATTGTTGACATCTCCATAA